A single window of Pseudarthrobacter defluvii DNA harbors:
- the rpmB gene encoding 50S ribosomal protein L28 produces MAAHCQVTGAEPGFGHSISHSHRRNKRRFDPNIQKKRYWVPSLRRNVTLQVSAKGIKTIDVRGIDVVVAQILARGVKL; encoded by the coding sequence ATGGCAGCACACTGCCAAGTGACCGGGGCCGAGCCGGGCTTTGGGCACAGCATTTCGCACTCGCACCGCCGCAACAAGCGCCGGTTCGATCCGAACATCCAGAAGAAGCGCTACTGGGTTCCGTCCCTGCGCCGTAATGTCACTCTGCAGGTTTCTGCAAAGGGCATCAAGACCATTGACGTTCGCGGCATCGACGTAGTCGTCGCCCAGATCCTGGCTCGTGGGGTGAAGCTCTAG
- the rpmG gene encoding 50S ribosomal protein L33, translating to MAKDKDVRPIIKLKSTAGTGYTYVTRKNRRNDPDRMVLKKYDPKIRQHVEFREER from the coding sequence GTGGCTAAGGACAAGGACGTACGTCCCATCATCAAGCTCAAGTCGACCGCGGGAACGGGTTACACCTACGTAACCCGCAAGAACCGTCGTAACGACCCGGACCGCATGGTCCTGAAGAAGTACGACCCCAAGATCCGCCAGCACGTCGAATTCCGAGAGGAGCGCTAA
- the rpsN gene encoding 30S ribosomal protein S14 has product MAKKSKIARNEQRKVIVERYAAKRLELKKTLVDENATDEAREAARLGLQKLPRNASPIRLRNRDIIDGRPRGTFQKFGISRVRFRDMAHKGELPGITKSSW; this is encoded by the coding sequence ATGGCTAAGAAGTCCAAGATTGCTCGCAACGAGCAGCGCAAGGTCATCGTTGAGCGTTACGCTGCCAAGCGCCTCGAACTGAAGAAGACCCTGGTTGACGAAAACGCAACCGACGAAGCACGCGAAGCAGCTCGCCTGGGCCTGCAGAAGCTGCCCCGCAACGCGTCCCCGATCCGTCTGCGTAACCGCGACATCATCGACGGCCGCCCCCGTGGCACCTTCCAGAAGTTCGGCATCTCCCGTGTCCGTTTCCGCGACATGGCACACAAGGGCGAACTCCCGGGCATCACCAAGTCTTCCTGGTAA